Proteins from a single region of Dyadobacter fanqingshengii:
- a CDS encoding Rid family detoxifying hydrolase, with the protein MPKEIIFSDKAPAPIGPYSQAVKINGTLYVSGQIAAELAKSGDIKAETGIVMQNIGHILGAAKLGFQNVVKSTIFLKDMNDFAAVNEVYGSFFTKEPPARETVQVARLPKDVNVEISVVAVE; encoded by the coding sequence ATGCCAAAAGAGATCATTTTTTCAGATAAAGCGCCTGCTCCGATCGGGCCTTACAGCCAGGCCGTTAAAATAAACGGAACCCTTTACGTTTCAGGGCAGATCGCAGCCGAACTTGCCAAATCGGGCGACATCAAAGCGGAGACCGGGATCGTGATGCAGAACATCGGGCACATTCTCGGCGCAGCCAAGTTAGGCTTCCAAAATGTAGTGAAGTCTACGATTTTCCTGAAAGATATGAATGACTTTGCGGCTGTGAATGAGGTTTATGGCAGCTTTTTTACCAAAGAACCACCTGCCCGCGAAACGGTGCAGGTTGCACGTCTGCCCAAAGACGTGAATGTTGAAATATCCGTTGTTGCGGTCGAGTAG
- the gltX gene encoding glutamate--tRNA ligase, translating into MNNKPVRVRFAPSPTGPLHAGGVRTALYNYLFARQQGGQMLLRIEDTDQNRFVPGAEEYILEALQWLGITIDEGPQQGGPHAPYRQSERKEMYREYAERLVAEGKAYYAFDTAEELDTMRKRLEAAKVAAAQYNAITRMEMTNSLTLSAEETKSRLDSGEAYVIRMKIMPKEDIRFNDLIRGWVVVHSSQIDDKVLLKSDGMPTYHLANIVDDHLMGITHVIRGEEWLPSAPLHILLYRYLGWESTMPQFAHLPLLLKPDGNGKLSKRDADLGGFPIFPLEWTDPNTGDKAKGFREEGYFADATANFLALLGWNAGTEQELFNMEELIAAFSFERVHKAGARFDIQKANWFNQQYLKNLDDTTLIDQAKPLFEAQNIHVTTEQLAQIVFLLKDRVHFVKEIVSESSFLFHTPETYDQELVLKKWDEQAVNAISGFKDSLVAFEGEFIAHHIKENLAATMETLGIKMGKIMQALRLALTGEGHGPDLMVTMEILGKDEVVKRLDNALTRLPAQIRLA; encoded by the coding sequence ATGAATAATAAACCTGTCCGGGTAAGATTTGCCCCCAGCCCGACCGGCCCGCTGCACGCTGGCGGTGTTCGCACTGCCTTGTATAACTATTTGTTTGCACGCCAGCAAGGTGGCCAAATGTTGCTTCGCATTGAAGATACCGACCAGAACCGCTTCGTTCCCGGTGCGGAAGAATATATATTGGAAGCACTGCAATGGCTTGGAATAACCATTGACGAAGGCCCGCAGCAAGGCGGCCCGCATGCCCCTTACCGCCAGTCGGAAAGGAAAGAAATGTATCGTGAATATGCCGAAAGGCTCGTTGCTGAGGGAAAAGCTTACTATGCTTTTGACACAGCTGAGGAACTGGACACCATGAGAAAGCGGCTGGAAGCAGCCAAAGTCGCGGCTGCCCAATACAATGCGATCACACGCATGGAAATGACGAATTCGCTCACATTATCGGCCGAAGAAACCAAATCCAGGCTTGATAGCGGCGAAGCGTATGTGATCCGGATGAAGATCATGCCGAAAGAAGACATTCGTTTCAATGACCTCATTCGTGGCTGGGTTGTCGTGCATTCATCACAAATTGATGATAAAGTGCTTTTAAAATCCGACGGCATGCCTACTTACCATTTGGCCAACATTGTGGATGACCATTTGATGGGCATTACGCACGTGATCCGTGGTGAAGAATGGCTGCCATCTGCTCCATTGCACATTTTGTTATACAGATATCTTGGTTGGGAAAGCACCATGCCGCAATTTGCACATCTTCCGCTCTTATTAAAACCGGACGGAAACGGCAAGTTATCAAAACGCGACGCAGATCTGGGAGGCTTCCCGATTTTCCCACTTGAATGGACTGATCCCAACACAGGCGACAAAGCAAAAGGATTCAGAGAGGAAGGCTATTTTGCAGATGCAACGGCCAATTTCCTTGCCTTACTGGGCTGGAATGCTGGAACTGAGCAGGAGCTTTTCAATATGGAAGAGCTAATCGCCGCATTCAGTTTCGAGCGTGTGCATAAGGCTGGGGCAAGATTTGATATTCAGAAAGCAAACTGGTTCAATCAACAATATCTAAAAAACCTGGACGATACGACGCTTATAGACCAGGCAAAACCGCTTTTTGAGGCGCAGAACATCCATGTTACCACCGAACAACTGGCGCAAATTGTGTTTCTGTTGAAAGACCGCGTGCACTTTGTGAAGGAGATTGTGAGCGAATCCAGCTTTTTATTCCACACACCTGAAACCTACGATCAGGAATTGGTTTTGAAAAAATGGGATGAGCAGGCAGTGAACGCAATCTCAGGCTTCAAGGATTCTCTGGTCGCTTTTGAAGGTGAATTTATTGCGCATCACATTAAGGAAAACCTGGCAGCGACTATGGAAACGCTTGGTATAAAAATGGGCAAAATCATGCAGGCGCTGCGCCTCGCGCTTACCGGCGAAGGACACGGACCAGACTTAATGGTGACCATGGAAATTCTGGGAAAAGATGAAGTCGTAAAAAGACTGGATAATGCCCTAACCCGCTTACCAGCGCAAATTCGCCTGGCATAG
- a CDS encoding outer membrane beta-barrel protein: protein MRSKCASKYALAKVFILILACLGTFKVSGQNKSGKYVNPFGVMSVTAGVGVAYYMGDLTDGVNMKHLGLGPSISLGGLYRLTEHVSARGEIRFYQVSADQKYSKNAQNNLSFKTFNPDINLGIQADLFSFNSQAPINPYLFGGVGFTLLNPKAKIDGEWHSMAPLTTEAVKYKRLPLVFTAGIGVSIKTTKRLSLGLELCNNFLNSDYLDDVSTVYPNPDQLPSDLARRLSDRSPEIGLEPRQPGWNRGSAKSKDSYLFFQVRGTYLIGNRMQAKERKKTRCPKF, encoded by the coding sequence ATGAGAAGTAAGTGTGCCTCAAAATATGCTCTTGCAAAAGTATTTATCCTGATTCTCGCGTGTCTGGGTACATTCAAAGTTTCAGGGCAAAATAAATCCGGCAAATACGTCAACCCGTTCGGCGTAATGAGCGTGACGGCTGGCGTTGGCGTGGCCTATTACATGGGTGATCTGACGGATGGGGTTAATATGAAGCATTTGGGATTAGGGCCTTCCATTTCTTTGGGCGGACTTTACAGGCTCACGGAGCATGTCAGCGCACGCGGAGAAATCAGGTTTTATCAGGTCTCAGCCGATCAGAAATACTCCAAAAACGCTCAGAATAACCTTTCTTTCAAAACTTTTAATCCAGACATTAATCTGGGAATCCAGGCAGATCTGTTCTCTTTCAATAGTCAGGCGCCGATTAATCCCTATCTTTTTGGCGGGGTCGGGTTTACATTATTAAATCCAAAAGCAAAAATCGACGGCGAATGGCATAGTATGGCACCATTGACAACGGAAGCTGTAAAATACAAGCGGTTACCACTGGTGTTCACAGCTGGAATTGGCGTTTCAATCAAAACAACAAAAAGGTTAAGCCTGGGTTTGGAGCTTTGTAACAACTTCCTCAATTCCGACTATCTCGACGACGTCAGCACAGTTTATCCTAATCCCGACCAATTACCGAGTGACCTGGCCAGAAGATTGTCCGACCGCTCTCCTGAAATCGGTTTGGAGCCGCGGCAACCCGGCTGGAACCGCGGAAGCGCAAAAAGCAAAGACAGTTATCTGTTCTTCCAAGTGCGCGGAACTTACCTGATCGGCAACAGAATGCAGGCTAAGGAGCGGAAGAAAACCCGTTGTCCCAAATTTTAA
- a CDS encoding sialate O-acetylesterase: protein MTRKLREHCFQVSPGDSFDFRYFCLALLLLFSICANGQLALTTPTNNQIVQRDNAGSALIAITAYAFRPYASIQGHLTPIEGNVHKAKTWVFEEEQLRQGFLTASIKAETGWYNLKISAVLPNGNIDSVLIDRVGVGEVFLVAGNSNAMGLPGLGAKSASNQVISINAVNKALNAENITVAPNEPMRQLDFSILEKDNFIFPSGETAWYWGELGDLISKRLKTPVLFLNAAWAAANSDSYRDAATGKDAFNPYVGKSWPNRQPYSNIVNTIRYLNSRLGIRAVLWSHGENDAQLKFTEQDYFNNIQTLITNARADAGYHVPWVIARNSASNIVKDPYLPVINAQNRLSSLNGFNTFPGPNLDTIQIPRPVSEHFENVPGGIQGLTLAASAWNRALTDSLFKKIIPVQPANSIHSGIVPSTAFPGSSFYVGYKVNGENETGLALRAELFDESGKFVDTVGIGSENPLLIKLPTNLADGQYNIRLAGTTPNLAGSTSSLFYVNNAYKSVQVVNTISAVKMNQTIHVTWLVAANPGMQRMVLEKTTNGDIYTDLQQYSISDSGKSSGIYAFTDSDPDAKIIFYRVRMEYADGTTSYSPIVTILEPGALPRLVAFPNPVTRQAFYLETDQARPAPRLSLFDISGSAHPLFVSDREIIGLLSVRPIYPLPAGIYVLRIVTEAGTSTQRMTFVD, encoded by the coding sequence ATGACGAGAAAATTACGCGAACATTGCTTTCAAGTATCCCCGGGCGATTCGTTTGATTTTCGCTATTTCTGCTTGGCCTTATTGCTCCTTTTTTCTATTTGCGCAAATGGTCAACTTGCATTAACTACACCAACTAACAACCAGATTGTCCAGCGCGACAATGCTGGTTCCGCACTCATCGCGATAACTGCCTATGCATTCCGACCTTACGCAAGCATCCAGGGACACCTTACGCCAATCGAAGGGAATGTGCATAAAGCGAAAACCTGGGTTTTTGAGGAGGAACAACTTCGTCAAGGATTCCTTACCGCCTCCATTAAGGCAGAAACGGGCTGGTACAACCTGAAAATATCGGCTGTCTTGCCAAATGGAAACATTGATTCTGTTTTGATTGACCGGGTCGGCGTGGGCGAAGTTTTTCTTGTGGCGGGCAATTCCAATGCCATGGGCTTGCCCGGGTTAGGCGCAAAAAGTGCCTCAAACCAGGTCATTTCCATCAATGCTGTAAACAAGGCACTGAATGCTGAGAATATTACGGTTGCGCCAAACGAGCCTATGCGGCAGTTGGATTTTAGTATTTTGGAAAAAGACAACTTCATTTTTCCCTCGGGAGAAACGGCCTGGTACTGGGGTGAATTGGGTGATTTGATATCGAAAAGACTGAAAACCCCGGTCCTCTTTTTAAATGCAGCCTGGGCAGCAGCCAATTCTGACAGCTACCGCGACGCGGCAACTGGGAAAGACGCTTTCAACCCTTATGTAGGAAAATCCTGGCCAAACAGACAGCCCTATTCTAACATTGTAAACACAATCCGATATTTAAATTCAAGGCTTGGCATTCGTGCGGTGCTTTGGTCACACGGAGAAAATGATGCGCAGTTGAAATTCACTGAGCAAGATTATTTCAATAACATCCAGACATTAATTACAAATGCCAGGGCGGATGCGGGTTATCATGTGCCCTGGGTGATTGCCCGGAATTCGGCCAGCAACATTGTTAAAGATCCTTATTTGCCGGTTATCAATGCGCAAAACAGGCTTTCGTCACTCAATGGCTTCAATACATTTCCCGGCCCGAATTTGGACACCATTCAAATCCCAAGACCGGTTTCCGAACATTTCGAAAACGTGCCCGGTGGCATTCAGGGATTAACATTAGCTGCCTCTGCCTGGAACCGGGCCTTAACCGACTCTCTTTTCAAAAAAATCATCCCTGTTCAACCCGCTAACTCCATTCACTCCGGCATTGTGCCTTCCACGGCATTTCCAGGTTCATCGTTTTATGTTGGTTACAAAGTCAATGGGGAAAATGAAACCGGGCTTGCTTTGCGCGCAGAATTGTTTGATGAAAGCGGAAAATTTGTTGACACAGTCGGCATAGGGAGTGAAAATCCTTTGCTTATCAAACTTCCCACCAATCTGGCGGATGGACAATACAACATCCGGCTGGCAGGCACAACGCCCAATCTCGCGGGCAGCACTTCGTCGCTGTTTTATGTAAATAATGCTTACAAATCCGTGCAGGTTGTGAACACAATCAGTGCGGTCAAAATGAATCAAACCATTCACGTAACGTGGTTGGTGGCCGCTAATCCTGGCATGCAGCGGATGGTTCTCGAGAAAACGACGAACGGAGACATTTACACAGATCTACAACAATACAGTATTTCCGACAGCGGGAAAAGTTCAGGCATTTACGCTTTCACCGACTCGGATCCGGACGCAAAGATCATTTTCTACCGCGTCCGAATGGAGTATGCGGATGGCACGACATCCTACTCACCCATTGTCACCATTCTGGAGCCGGGCGCATTGCCACGGCTTGTTGCATTCCCCAACCCGGTTACAAGGCAGGCATTTTATCTGGAAACAGATCAAGCCAGGCCGGCTCCCCGGCTCTCCCTGTTTGATATCTCTGGTAGCGCGCATCCTTTGTTTGTGTCCGACCGCGAAATTATCGGTTTGTTGTCTGTCCGCCCCATTTACCCATTGCCCGCAGGCATCTACGTCTTGCGCATTGTAACGGAAGCAGGCACGAGTACGCAGCGAATGACATTTGTTGATTAA
- a CDS encoding ligand-binding sensor domain-containing protein: protein MRFSTLIFALLLLFGSCKKDSDDVAPDGRRLSDITLKEYFITSIAFDKNGIAWLGTSKNGLIQYDGKSARIFDSSNSILTDAGIMAVAVDKANNIWIGSDDLIKYDGSKFTRYEASQFGFPKNAVRSIAVDADDNIWFSCSSYQSGGLVKYDGTAFKTFTPANSKLPGNMVQSIVIDQSNHAWVAINDGVNEVSLAKINPDNSISVAGSRELGFKPYYFGNIVVNNSNELVASIDYSLSSLMAAGRPQIFKFNGSKAQILNLPDEKNVYYFTHRIFSAKNGNLWVSFFAADKKCGIFNGKDWTFPKLGTSGIFAFAESPDGEMWLGTGEGLYILK from the coding sequence ATGAGATTTTCTACATTGATCTTTGCTTTACTGCTGTTGTTCGGTTCTTGCAAAAAGGACTCAGACGACGTTGCACCAGACGGCCGCAGGCTTTCGGATATTACATTAAAAGAATATTTCATCACCAGCATTGCATTTGATAAAAATGGCATTGCCTGGCTGGGAACATCTAAAAACGGGCTGATCCAATATGATGGCAAGTCGGCCAGGATCTTCGATTCCTCCAATTCTATCCTTACGGATGCAGGGATCATGGCCGTGGCTGTGGACAAGGCAAACAACATCTGGATTGGCAGCGATGACCTGATCAAATATGACGGCTCAAAGTTCACCCGATATGAGGCGAGTCAATTTGGTTTTCCCAAAAACGCCGTCCGTTCCATAGCCGTCGATGCCGATGATAACATTTGGTTTTCGTGCAGCAGTTATCAGTCCGGTGGATTGGTAAAATATGATGGAACTGCATTCAAAACATTTACCCCTGCCAATTCAAAGTTGCCCGGAAATATGGTGCAAAGCATTGTCATCGACCAATCCAATCATGCCTGGGTGGCGATCAATGACGGTGTTAACGAAGTTTCTCTGGCGAAGATAAATCCTGACAACTCAATCTCTGTGGCTGGTTCCAGGGAATTGGGTTTCAAACCGTATTACTTCGGCAACATCGTTGTTAATAATAGCAATGAATTAGTGGCGTCGATCGATTATAGTTTATCCAGCTTAATGGCTGCGGGAAGACCTCAGATTTTCAAATTCAATGGCAGCAAAGCACAAATCCTGAACCTGCCTGACGAGAAGAATGTGTACTATTTCACACATCGCATCTTCTCAGCTAAAAACGGAAACCTCTGGGTGTCATTTTTCGCTGCTGATAAAAAATGTGGAATTTTCAACGGCAAAGATTGGACATTTCCTAAGCTGGGAACGAGCGGGATTTTTGCATTTGCCGAAAGCCCCGACGGCGAAATGTGGCTGGGAACCGGTGAAGGGCTTTATATTCTGAAATAA
- a CDS encoding acyl-CoA thioesterase, which produces MLKPKHPHQSEVTMTEMVLPNDTNTLNNLMGGRLLHWMDICAAIAAQKHSNRIVVTASVDNVSFTEPIKLGNIVTMQAKVTRAFNSSMEVFLEVWAEDIPAGQRVSTNRAFYTFVAVDQNGRPIEVPPLEPETPEEQELFLSALRRRQLRLVLAGRMKPADAIELKALFQVN; this is translated from the coding sequence ATGTTAAAGCCTAAACATCCTCATCAGTCAGAGGTTACCATGACTGAAATGGTGCTTCCTAATGATACAAATACTTTGAACAACCTGATGGGAGGCAGGCTTTTACATTGGATGGACATTTGCGCAGCCATAGCCGCACAGAAACATTCGAACCGCATTGTTGTTACCGCTTCCGTTGATAATGTTTCGTTTACCGAACCCATTAAGCTGGGCAACATTGTAACCATGCAGGCCAAAGTAACCCGCGCATTCAACTCGTCCATGGAAGTTTTTCTGGAAGTATGGGCCGAGGACATTCCTGCCGGGCAGCGCGTGAGCACAAACCGCGCTTTTTATACTTTTGTTGCCGTAGACCAAAATGGGCGTCCTATTGAAGTTCCGCCTCTGGAACCGGAGACGCCCGAGGAACAGGAGTTGTTTTTGAGCGCACTTCGCCGCCGCCAATTGCGTCTGGTGCTGGCTGGCCGGATGAAACCTGCGGACGCCATTGAGCTGAAAGCACTTTTTCAGGTCAATTAA
- a CDS encoding TIGR00266 family protein, protein MISHEIDYKIIGDDIQVVEIELDPNETVIAEAGAMLFMEDGIEFETKMGDGSEANQSIMGKIFQAGTRLITGESLFMTHFTNRGYGKKKVAFAAPYPGTVMPIDLSKIYGNELIVQKDGFLCAAMGTSMKIHFNQRFGSGLFGGEGFILQKIKGDGMAFVHAGGVVMERQLNNESIRIDTGCVVAFEQSLSFDIQRSGGLKSMVFGGEGMFLATLRGTGRCWIQSMPISKLIQRLSVGGPNANKESGSVIGGLGRMFEG, encoded by the coding sequence ATGATCTCACACGAAATTGATTACAAAATTATTGGCGACGATATCCAGGTCGTAGAAATTGAGCTGGACCCGAACGAAACGGTGATCGCAGAAGCCGGCGCGATGTTATTCATGGAAGATGGCATTGAGTTTGAAACCAAAATGGGCGATGGCTCGGAAGCGAACCAGAGCATTATGGGCAAGATCTTCCAGGCAGGAACGCGCTTGATCACGGGCGAATCACTTTTTATGACCCACTTTACCAACAGAGGTTATGGTAAGAAAAAAGTAGCATTTGCAGCACCTTACCCGGGGACCGTGATGCCGATTGATCTTTCCAAAATCTATGGAAATGAGCTGATCGTTCAGAAAGATGGCTTCTTATGCGCTGCGATGGGCACAAGCATGAAAATCCATTTCAACCAGCGCTTTGGATCAGGTTTGTTTGGTGGTGAAGGTTTTATATTACAAAAAATCAAAGGCGACGGAATGGCATTCGTGCATGCAGGCGGCGTTGTGATGGAGCGACAATTGAACAACGAATCCATTCGCATAGACACAGGCTGCGTGGTTGCTTTTGAACAGTCATTGAGCTTCGACATTCAGCGTTCCGGCGGGTTGAAGTCCATGGTTTTCGGCGGAGAGGGAATGTTCCTGGCCACATTGCGTGGAACAGGCCGCTGCTGGATCCAGTCTATGCCCATTTCAAAATTAATCCAACGACTGTCTGTCGGCGGTCCGAATGCAAATAAAGAAAGTGGTTCTGTAATTGGAGGACTAGGCAGAATGTTTGAAGGTTGA
- a CDS encoding RagB/SusD family nutrient uptake outer membrane protein produces the protein MKLYKLKNIGTALLFGAILLGPTSCSDFLDEEDPSNLTPESFYTIPDHAEAAVAATYAGLRFYGDGAGIFSANWQLLEAVTGTATTETGQNSDLNNLYSLTYDGNTAHINNWWNGLYRIIANANLALEKIPTIPFLAPATPAQQTKLIGEARFLRAWAYFNAVRLWGDVPLVTKPQTATSEDFFATRAPQEEVYKLIVEDLVAAEAAGLPVFETSGRATQMAVKSLLSKVYLTMAGFPLSKGASHYKLAADKAFEVITYSKANPTTVNLFPTYKEIHTEALKNRLEHLFQIQYNVAVAAFPLNDYFPNFKAVTYAGPGGTGSTIPTTSFYNSYEKGDLRTLDQEGWFYTTYYTNGDGAKFNLGAPYVFKHFNQTALGAPGITATRNNNLNVNLIRYAEVLLIYAEAQNEVGGPTAEAYAAYKRIRDRAKLTTPAIGTFTAATFREAVWRERWYEFAYEGITWFDMVRLRKVFNEKTKGFDNFVGHLNLNVGSGVPLQEKHLLFPLGIQEMKNNPGLTPQNPGYGQ, from the coding sequence ATGAAGTTATATAAATTAAAAAACATAGGGACGGCACTTCTTTTCGGCGCTATTTTGCTGGGACCGACGAGCTGCTCAGACTTCCTGGACGAAGAAGATCCATCCAACCTTACCCCGGAGAGCTTCTACACAATTCCGGATCACGCAGAAGCTGCTGTGGCGGCAACATACGCTGGTCTTCGGTTTTATGGTGATGGAGCCGGGATCTTTTCTGCCAACTGGCAATTGCTGGAAGCAGTAACTGGAACTGCAACTACTGAAACGGGACAGAACTCCGATTTGAACAACCTTTATTCGTTGACTTACGATGGTAACACCGCGCATATCAACAACTGGTGGAACGGATTGTACCGCATTATCGCTAACGCGAACCTGGCTTTGGAAAAAATCCCAACCATTCCTTTCCTGGCTCCTGCAACGCCTGCGCAGCAAACTAAGCTGATCGGTGAAGCTCGTTTCCTGAGAGCATGGGCTTATTTCAATGCTGTTCGCCTCTGGGGTGATGTTCCTTTGGTTACTAAACCACAAACTGCGACTTCGGAAGATTTCTTTGCAACAAGAGCTCCTCAGGAAGAAGTTTACAAGCTGATCGTTGAAGACCTGGTTGCAGCAGAAGCTGCCGGACTTCCTGTTTTTGAAACAAGCGGTCGTGCTACGCAGATGGCTGTGAAATCATTGCTTTCAAAAGTCTATCTGACAATGGCTGGTTTCCCGCTAAGCAAAGGTGCTTCGCATTACAAACTTGCGGCTGACAAAGCTTTTGAAGTGATCACTTACTCGAAAGCAAATCCAACAACGGTGAACCTTTTCCCTACTTACAAGGAAATCCATACCGAAGCGTTGAAAAACAGATTGGAACATTTATTCCAGATCCAGTATAATGTGGCTGTTGCAGCGTTCCCGTTGAACGATTACTTCCCGAACTTTAAGGCTGTAACTTATGCAGGTCCAGGTGGAACCGGAAGTACGATCCCTACAACGAGTTTTTACAACTCTTATGAAAAAGGCGACTTGCGTACCTTGGATCAGGAAGGTTGGTTCTACACTACGTATTATACCAATGGTGACGGAGCGAAATTCAACCTTGGTGCGCCATATGTATTCAAGCATTTCAACCAGACTGCATTGGGTGCTCCTGGCATCACAGCAACACGTAACAATAACCTGAACGTGAACCTGATCCGTTATGCAGAAGTGTTGCTGATCTATGCAGAAGCACAAAACGAAGTAGGCGGCCCAACTGCGGAAGCTTACGCGGCTTACAAAAGAATCCGTGACCGTGCCAAGTTGACGACGCCTGCGATCGGAACATTCACTGCTGCAACATTCCGCGAAGCGGTTTGGAGAGAGCGTTGGTATGAATTCGCTTACGAAGGCATCACATGGTTTGACATGGTTCGTCTGCGTAAAGTGTTCAACGAAAAAACAAAAGGATTTGACAATTTCGTTGGTCACCTTAACTTGAACGTTGGCTCAGGTGTTCCTTTGCAGGAAAAACATTTGCTGTTCCCATTGGGAATCCAGGAAATGAAGAACAATCCTGGCCTGACTCCTCAAAATCCAGGTTACGGTCAATAA
- a CDS encoding head GIN domain-containing protein has translation MKKIITFSFAALLMLVFSLNASAQGTRNFNLTGFDKLSMGSAFRIEVKQGSKYSISTSGRAEDLDDLEATVKSDVLHLGYKGNNWNKNRKTVNVSITMPALEGVEFSGASKANVASFSGVRSMDIEVSGASQVTMELSSPKATFELSGASSLILTGQGDVLNGEVSGASSFKGREFSAKTVNIDASGASSAAVVASNSLHADASGASSIRYSGAAKDVHSSSSGASSVKRD, from the coding sequence ATGAAAAAGATCATCACATTTTCGTTTGCAGCACTATTAATGCTTGTTTTTTCCCTGAATGCCAGTGCGCAGGGCACTCGTAACTTTAATTTGACAGGCTTTGACAAGCTTTCCATGGGCAGTGCATTTCGCATTGAGGTAAAGCAGGGGAGCAAATACAGCATTTCTACCAGTGGTCGCGCTGAGGATCTTGATGATCTGGAAGCGACGGTTAAAAGCGATGTGCTTCATTTGGGTTACAAAGGAAATAATTGGAACAAAAACAGGAAGACGGTCAATGTAAGCATCACCATGCCGGCTTTGGAAGGCGTTGAATTTTCGGGCGCCAGCAAAGCCAATGTTGCCTCATTTTCAGGTGTAAGAAGTATGGATATTGAAGTTTCGGGAGCCTCACAAGTGACCATGGAGCTGTCGTCCCCAAAAGCGACCTTTGAATTATCCGGCGCTTCTTCGCTTATTTTGACAGGCCAGGGTGACGTTTTGAACGGCGAAGTTTCAGGAGCCTCTTCATTTAAAGGTCGGGAATTTTCGGCCAAAACAGTGAATATTGATGCATCAGGAGCCAGCAGCGCGGCAGTCGTGGCAAGCAATTCACTCCATGCGGATGCGAGTGGAGCAAGCAGTATCCGTTACTCTGGAGCTGCGAAGGACGTTCATTCCAGCTCTTCCGGCGCAAGCTCGGTAAAAAGAGATTAA